From one Elusimicrobiota bacterium genomic stretch:
- a CDS encoding HlyD family efflux transporter periplasmic adaptor subunit, protein MKKLAIITIIIALVSVLFFVTLRIRSGGPNYIEIHPERGSIKVEFRQTGSISPKNRLEIRSPVPGRIEDILVNEGQKVKKGIIIAWVSSSERASMLDAARARGIQEYKKWEDIYRPTPIIAPLDGFIIARKNEPGQTISQTDAFLVMADKLIIEAYVDETDLRYIKIGQEVKIILDAYPDQKYNGIVEQIAYESQDINNVTVYKVKILPIETPPVFRSGMTASVLVYSEPKNNIIILPFDSVKDKNGKKYVLLKRGDSEPEERFIETGISNDKSVEIIAGVTESDTVLIETNRPKKKKVQALRLPGLGGGRR, encoded by the coding sequence ATGAAAAAACTGGCCATCATTACTATAATTATAGCATTAGTTTCTGTTTTATTTTTTGTAACTCTGCGTATTAGAAGCGGAGGGCCAAATTATATAGAAATTCATCCTGAACGAGGAAGCATAAAAGTTGAATTTCGCCAAACCGGATCTATAAGCCCAAAAAACCGTCTTGAAATACGTTCTCCCGTTCCGGGAAGAATTGAAGATATTTTGGTTAATGAGGGCCAAAAGGTAAAAAAGGGTATTATTATCGCTTGGGTAAGTTCAAGCGAGCGCGCATCTATGCTTGATGCTGCAAGAGCCCGCGGTATACAGGAATACAAAAAATGGGAAGATATATATAGGCCAACGCCGATTATTGCCCCTCTGGATGGTTTTATTATTGCAAGAAAGAATGAACCGGGACAGACTATTTCACAAACCGATGCTTTTTTAGTTATGGCAGATAAGCTTATAATAGAAGCTTATGTTGATGAGACTGACCTAAGATATATTAAAATTGGGCAGGAAGTGAAAATCATTTTAGATGCGTATCCGGACCAGAAATATAATGGAATTGTTGAGCAAATTGCTTATGAATCACAGGATATTAATAATGTTACTGTATACAAGGTTAAAATCTTGCCGATTGAAACTCCCCCGGTATTTAGATCCGGGATGACAGCATCTGTTCTTGTTTATTCCGAACCCAAAAATAATATAATCATTCTCCCCTTTGATTCCGTTAAAGATAAAAATGGCAAGAAATATGTATTATTAAAGCGTGGTGACTCCGAGCCTGAAGAACGTTTTATTGAAACTGGAATCAGCAACGATAAGAGCGTTGAAATTATTGCCGGCGTTACCGAATCCGATACGGTTTTAATTGAAACGAACAGGCCCAAGAAGAAAAAAGTCCAAGCGCTTCGTCTGCCGGGTTTGGGCGGCGGCCGCCGCTAA
- a CDS encoding TolC family protein — translation MKNYFIILSLLCILSPVYGSSASWEEVLSDAKINNPTLKKAEDSLKTARQNYYSAYTNFLPQLSATVSQNQSEVLGKKITNKENETIINSGMIPIVLTSTSTKTETIMQYTRDNKTGISASLSLFSGFADYSNVKMKKCDLDIAEQNYRRAYSDTIYNLKKKFFQLLWAQQMIQLTNDILKQRQKNLGMIQLKYDSGTEDLGSLSRVRVDKYNAEYEVSSAMRYLKTAQIQLINSIGRNDLSEIEVQGDFITENFKPDDNTKGLIKTTPEYLIAKYNLDKAKYNIKLAKSTLFPSVSFSWSSTKSGADWPPLDNSWNLGINASYPFFPGGKNIYDIKIAILNQKVAEKNMLETEYQLSTRLLIAFNDVFDKNELCNVLKKIFEATKLQSDIVTQKYVNGLASYIDWYSVENDFINSKKNYLNSQRDASVSQAAWKNQLGSGE, via the coding sequence ATGAAAAACTATTTTATAATACTATCATTATTGTGTATTCTATCCCCTGTTTATGGAAGCAGTGCTTCCTGGGAAGAGGTTTTGTCTGATGCAAAGATCAATAATCCAACTCTAAAAAAGGCTGAAGATTCCCTTAAAACTGCAAGACAGAACTATTACAGCGCTTATACAAATTTTTTGCCTCAGCTTTCGGCAACAGTAAGTCAAAACCAGTCCGAAGTTTTAGGAAAAAAAATTACTAATAAAGAAAATGAAACGATTATTAATTCGGGTATGATACCGATAGTTTTAACTTCAACTTCAACTAAGACTGAAACCATTATGCAGTATACAAGGGATAATAAAACCGGCATTTCCGCCAGTCTTTCTTTATTTTCAGGATTTGCGGATTACAGCAATGTTAAAATGAAAAAGTGCGATCTGGATATAGCCGAACAAAATTATAGGAGGGCGTATTCGGATACTATTTATAATCTTAAAAAAAAATTTTTCCAGCTTCTTTGGGCTCAGCAGATGATTCAGCTGACGAATGATATATTAAAACAACGTCAGAAAAACTTAGGAATGATACAACTAAAATATGATTCAGGCACTGAAGATCTCGGCTCTTTATCAAGAGTTCGGGTAGATAAATATAATGCTGAATATGAAGTTTCAAGCGCTATGCGGTATCTTAAAACGGCTCAGATTCAGCTTATTAACAGCATAGGAAGGAATGATTTGTCTGAAATTGAGGTTCAGGGAGATTTTATAACAGAAAATTTTAAGCCGGATGATAATACAAAAGGTTTAATAAAAACAACTCCCGAATATCTTATTGCTAAATATAATTTAGATAAAGCTAAATATAATATCAAACTGGCAAAAAGCACGCTTTTTCCTTCCGTTTCCTTTTCCTGGTCAAGCACAAAATCTGGAGCAGATTGGCCTCCTCTAGACAATAGTTGGAATCTTGGAATAAATGCTTCATATCCTTTTTTCCCAGGAGGAAAAAATATTTACGACATAAAAATTGCTATACTAAATCAAAAAGTCGCTGAGAAAAATATGTTAGAAACCGAATATCAGCTTTCAACGAGACTTTTAATTGCATTTAATGATGTTTTCGATAAAAATGAGTTATGTAATGTGCTAAAGAAAATATTTGAAGCAACTAAACTGCAGTCCGACATAGTAACTCAAAAATATGTAAACGGCCTTGCATCTTACATTGACTGGTATTCAGTTGAAAATGATTTCATTAATTCAAAAAAGAATTATCTTAACTCGCAGAGAGACGCCTCTGTTTCGCAAGCAGCTTGGAAAAATCAGCTGGGTTCCGGAGAATAA